The following are from one region of the Capsicum annuum cultivar UCD-10X-F1 chromosome 1, UCD10Xv1.1, whole genome shotgun sequence genome:
- the LOC107839145 gene encoding uncharacterized protein LOC107839145 yields MEIAVIDWKTIDSRFVKDDLYEHFKAPQWVDFFASDAPVDDDAWFCRPECNHPKTVEDFYKAATPSSSSSKLQRSASVSDIPLGERNRRDATLKKRGQIQPSVSLNKDLKCDKIVEDSENQNPNFATPPRFKANNKLMKQTIKSSTEKKPPVDEKEEQQIPKLRSTLSAKNLFAGGDLLNKVSEFCNELKRLVVTRTREREKCADENLETSPLMEPIIVDDKERERKPFMEMNKETNELVAKSSNTKEKQRRKLRNDNAENTPILVDVKNIKRGDEDILSHIRTNPPTPQCFSASRGIAKALKSRPLETRGILQELEQSNNEGKRREDPGKMMSNNNQQGQRGGAIVAEKEAARALDVFWFLKPCTLAS; encoded by the exons ATGGAAATAGCTGTAATTGATTGGAAAACCATTGATTCAAGATTCGTTAAAGATGATTTGTACGAGCATTTTAAAGCTCCTCAATGGGTTGATTTCTTTGCTTCTGATGCTCCTGTTGATGATGATGCTTGGTTCTGTAGACCTG AGTGTAATCATCCAAAGACAGTGGAAGATTTCTATAAAGCAGCTACcccttcctcttcctcctctaaG CTTCAAAGGTCAGCTAGTGTATCTGATATTCCTCTTGGGGAACGAAATAGAAG AGATGCAACACTGAAGAAGAGGGGGCAAATTCAGCCATCAGTATCATTGAATAAAGACTTGAAATGTGACAAGATTGTTGAAGATAGTGAGAATCAGAATCCCAATTTTGCAACCCCTCCAAGGTTCAAGGCTAATAATAAACTAATGAAACAAACAATCAAGTCGAGCACGGAGAAGAAGCCACCAGTGGATGAAAAAGAAGAACAGCAGATACCAAAGTTGAGAAGTACTCTTTCAGCTAAGAATCTTTTTGCTGGTGGAGATTTGTTGAACAAGGTGTCTGAGTTTTGCAACGAGCTGAAGAGACTAGTGGTCACCAGgactagagagagagagaagtgtGCAGATGAGAACTTGGAAACAAGTCCACTTATGGAGCCAATTATTGTTGATGATAAAGAAAGGGAAAGGAAACCATTTATGGAGATGAACAAAGAGACTAATGAACTAGTGGCAAAGAGCAGCAACACTAAGGAGAAACAGAGAAGGAAACT GAGAAATGATAATGCAGAAAACACACCGATACTGGTGGATGTGAAGAACATTAAGCGCGGAGATGAAGATATCTTGTCTCACATCCGCACAAATCCTCCTACTCCTCAGTGTTTCTCAGCCAGCCGTGGAATTGCAAAGGCTTTGAAATCCAGGCCTCTG gaGACAAGAGGGATCCTTCAAGAACTGGAACAAAGCAACAATGAAGGGAAGAGACGGGAAGATCCCGGGAAGATGATGAGTAACAATAATCAACAAGGACAGAGAGGTGGTGCTATTGTTGCTGAAAAAGAAGCTGCAAGAGCTTTGGATGTTTTCTGGTTCTTGAAGCCTTGTACACTTGCCAGCTGA
- the LOC124887629 gene encoding uncharacterized protein LOC124887629 yields the protein MLHLFFAVAFSAVPLTLYIPPMRSLNLFVETMEDLCRESSVYTGRMYPRLRNAWGRILNCMLCVTTR from the coding sequence ATGCTTCATCTGTTCTTTGCAGTGGCGTTTTCTGCAGTGCCTTTGACTCTTTATATACCTCCTATGAGAAGCTTGAATCTTTTTGTGGAAACTATGGAGGATCTTTGTAGGGAATCAAGTGTTTATACTGGAAGGATGTACCCCAGGCTAAGAAATGCTTGGGGTAGGATCTTGAATTGTATGCTTTGTGTTACTACAAGGTAG